From Elaeis guineensis isolate ETL-2024a chromosome 16, EG11, whole genome shotgun sequence, a single genomic window includes:
- the LOC105059671 gene encoding phospholipase D delta isoform X2 has protein sequence MDCDASEIPTSAIPTAEMTAGADGCFSEEQTVLLHGDLDLWILKARRLPNMDMFSEHLRRCFVACRPPSPSSCTRFHRPHHHDHHHHHHRKIITSDPYVTISLAGATVARTRVISNSEDPNWNEHFKIPLAHRSRFIDFHVKDNDVFGAQLIGTVSIPATLVASGELVRDWFPILDPSGKPPKPETALLVSLQYKPVGSNPIYDHGIPGDPEKLGVRDTYFPMRKGGLVTLYQDAHVREGELPEIELEKGTKFEHNRCWEDICHAILEAHHLIYIVGWSVYHKVKLVREPTRPLPPEVENFTLGELLKYKSQEGVRVCLLVWDDKTSHDKLCFKTEGVMQTHDEDTRKFFKHSSVICVLSPRYASSKLSIFKQQVVGTLFTHHQKCVLVDTQASLNNRKISAFIGGLDLCDGRYDTPQHRIFSDLDSVFLNDFHNPTFPAVTKGPRQPWHDLHCKIEGPAAYDVLTNFEQRWRKATKWREFGERFKRVSHWSDDALIKLERISWILSPSSTVPNNDPSLWVSKEEDSETWHVQIFRSIDSGSVKGFPKDVHEALEKNLVCQKNLVIDKSIHTAYVKAIRSAQHFIYIENQYFLGSSYGWPSYKNAGADNLIPMELALKVASKIRAGERFAVYIVIPMWPEGVPTAASVQEILFWQGQTIQMMYEIIGQELKSMNVENAHPQDYLNFYCLGNREEKPKGDLPLDDEPSEKSAAVYGYRMSLWAEHLGMVDDRFKEPNSIECVKFVNEIADENWAKYLAEEVRPLRGHLLKYPIKVEVDGKVGPLPNQECFPDVGGRILGSPTTLPDTLTM, from the exons GGTGACCTCGACCTCTGGATCCTGAAGGCCCGCCGCCTCCCCAACATGGACATGTTCTCCGAGCACCTCCGACGCTGCTTCGTCGCCTGCCGccctccctccccctcctcctGCACCCGCTTCCACCGCCCTCACCATCacgaccaccaccaccaccaccaccggaAGATCATCACCAGCGACCCCTACGTCACCATCTCCCTCGCCGGCGCCACCGTCGCCCGCACCCGCGTCATCTCCAACTCCGAGGACCCCAATTGGAACGAGCACTTCAAGATCCCCCTCGCTCACCGCTCTCGCTTCATCGATTTCCATGTCAAGGACAATGACGTCTTCGGCGCCCAGCTCATCGGCACCGTCTCCATCCCCGCCACCCTAGTCGCCTCTGGCGAGCTCGTCCGCGACTGGTTCCCCATCCTCGACCCCTCCGGCAAGCCCCCCAAGCCGGAAACCGCCCTTCTCGTCTCTCTCCAGTACAAGCCCGTCGGCAGTAACCCCATCTACGACCATGGCATCCCTGGCGATCCCGAGAAGCTCGGGGTGAGGGACACCTACTTCCCAATGCGAAAGGGAGGTCTGGTGACGCTATACCAGGATGCTCATGTGAGGGAGGGGGAGCTTCCAGAGATCGAGCTCGAAAAAGGAACGAAATTTGAGCATAATAGGTGCTGGGAGGACATCTGCCATGCCATTCTTGAGGCTCACCATTTGATCTATATCGTCGGTTGGTCGGTGTATCACAAGGTGAAGCTGGTCAGGGAGCCGACCAGGCCACTGCCGCCCGAAGTGGAGAATTTCACTTTGGGGGAGCTGCTAAAGTACAAGTCGCAGGAGGGGGTTCGGGTTTGCTTGCTGGTTTGGGATGATAAGACTTCGCATGATAAACTCTGTTTTAAAACG GAAGGAGTGATGCAAACTCATGATGAAGATACTCGAAAGTTTTTCAAGCATTCTTCTGTCATTTGTGTGCTGTCACCTCGTTATGCCAGCAGTAAGCTTAGCATTTTCAAGCAGCAG GTTGTGGGAACCCTCTTTACACACCATCAGAAATGTGTGTTGGTTGATACACAGGCTTCTCTAAATAACCGAAAAATCAGTGCTTTCATAGGCGGTCTTGATCTTTGTGATGGCCGCTATGATACACCACAACATAGAATTTTTTCTGATCTTGACAGTGTATTTTTGAATGATTTTCACAATCCCACATTTCCC GCAGTAACAAAAGGTCCGAGACAGCCGTGGCATGATTTACACTGCAAAATTGAAGGTCCAGCTGCATATGATGTCCTTACGAATTTTGAGCAGCGCTGGCGGAAGGCGACAAAATGGCGGGAATTTGGGGAACGTTTTAAAAGAGTATCGCACTGGAGTGATGATGCACTGATAAAGCTAGAACGAATTTCATGGATACTTAGTCCTTCATCTACTGTTCCAAATAATGATCCAAGCCTTTGGGTTTCCAAGGAAGAAGATTCTGAAACTTGGCATGTGCAG ATTTTCCGATCTATAGACTCTGGATCAGTTAAAGGATTTCCCAAGGATGTTCATGAAGCTTTGGAGAAG AACCTTGTTTGTCAAAAGAATCTAGTGATTGATAAGAGCATCCATACAGCATATGTAAAGGCCATCAGATCCGCACAGCACTTCATTTATATTGAAAATCAGTATTTTCTTGGTTCATCTTACGGTTGGCCTTCCTACAAAAATGCAG GTGCTGATAATTTGATACCAATGGAATTAGCCTTAAAGGTTGCTAGCAAAATTAGAGCTGGAGAGCGATTTGCAGTGTATATAGTTATACCAATGTGGCCTGAAGGAGTCCCAACTGCTGCCTCTGTTCAAGAAATTCTTTTTTGGCAG GGCCAGACTATACAAATGATGTATGAAATCATTGGACAGGAGCTCAAATCCATGAATGTAGAGAATGCACATCCGCAAGATTACCTGAATTTCTATTGTCTTGGCAACAGGGAAGAAAAGCCGAAGGGTGACTTGCCATTAGATGATGAACCTTCAGAAAAAAGTGCAGCG GTATATGGATACAGGATGTCCCTGTGGGCAGAGCATCTAGGCATGGTGGATGACCGGTTCAAAGAGCCTAACAGTATAGAGTGCGTGAAATTTGTGAATGAGATAGCTGACGAGAACTGGGCAAAATACTTAGCAGAGGAAGTGAGACCATTGAGAGGACACCTCCTTAAGTACCCAATCAAGGTGGAAGTAGACGGTAAGGTTGGTCCCCTACCAAACCAAGAGTGCTTTCCTGATGTTGGTGGCAGAATTTTAGGATCACCGACTACTCTCCCTGATACATTGACAATGTAG
- the LOC105059671 gene encoding phospholipase D delta isoform X1 produces the protein MDCDASEIPTSAIPTAEMTAGADGCFSEEQTVLLHGDLDLWILKARRLPNMDMFSEHLRRCFVACRPPSPSSCTRFHRPHHHDHHHHHHRKIITSDPYVTISLAGATVARTRVISNSEDPNWNEHFKIPLAHRSRFIDFHVKDNDVFGAQLIGTVSIPATLVASGELVRDWFPILDPSGKPPKPETALLVSLQYKPVGSNPIYDHGIPGDPEKLGVRDTYFPMRKGGLVTLYQDAHVREGELPEIELEKGTKFEHNRCWEDICHAILEAHHLIYIVGWSVYHKVKLVREPTRPLPPEVENFTLGELLKYKSQEGVRVCLLVWDDKTSHDKLCFKTEGVMQTHDEDTRKFFKHSSVICVLSPRYASSKLSIFKQQVVGTLFTHHQKCVLVDTQASLNNRKISAFIGGLDLCDGRYDTPQHRIFSDLDSVFLNDFHNPTFPAVTKGPRQPWHDLHCKIEGPAAYDVLTNFEQRWRKATKWREFGERFKRVSHWSDDALIKLERISWILSPSSTVPNNDPSLWVSKEEDSETWHVQIFRSIDSGSVKGFPKDVHEALEKNLVCQKNLVIDKSIHTAYVKAIRSAQHFIYIENQYFLGSSYGWPSYKNAGADNLIPMELALKVASKIRAGERFAVYIVIPMWPEGVPTAASVQEILFWQGQTIQMMYEIIGQELKSMNVENAHPQDYLNFYCLGNREEKPKGDLPLDDEPSEKSAAALCQKFRRFMIYVHAKGMIVDDEYVILGSANINQRSLSGSRDTEIAVGAYQPHHAWAEKKRHPHGQVYGYRMSLWAEHLGMVDDRFKEPNSIECVKFVNEIADENWAKYLAEEVRPLRGHLLKYPIKVEVDGKVGPLPNQECFPDVGGRILGSPTTLPDTLTM, from the exons GGTGACCTCGACCTCTGGATCCTGAAGGCCCGCCGCCTCCCCAACATGGACATGTTCTCCGAGCACCTCCGACGCTGCTTCGTCGCCTGCCGccctccctccccctcctcctGCACCCGCTTCCACCGCCCTCACCATCacgaccaccaccaccaccaccaccggaAGATCATCACCAGCGACCCCTACGTCACCATCTCCCTCGCCGGCGCCACCGTCGCCCGCACCCGCGTCATCTCCAACTCCGAGGACCCCAATTGGAACGAGCACTTCAAGATCCCCCTCGCTCACCGCTCTCGCTTCATCGATTTCCATGTCAAGGACAATGACGTCTTCGGCGCCCAGCTCATCGGCACCGTCTCCATCCCCGCCACCCTAGTCGCCTCTGGCGAGCTCGTCCGCGACTGGTTCCCCATCCTCGACCCCTCCGGCAAGCCCCCCAAGCCGGAAACCGCCCTTCTCGTCTCTCTCCAGTACAAGCCCGTCGGCAGTAACCCCATCTACGACCATGGCATCCCTGGCGATCCCGAGAAGCTCGGGGTGAGGGACACCTACTTCCCAATGCGAAAGGGAGGTCTGGTGACGCTATACCAGGATGCTCATGTGAGGGAGGGGGAGCTTCCAGAGATCGAGCTCGAAAAAGGAACGAAATTTGAGCATAATAGGTGCTGGGAGGACATCTGCCATGCCATTCTTGAGGCTCACCATTTGATCTATATCGTCGGTTGGTCGGTGTATCACAAGGTGAAGCTGGTCAGGGAGCCGACCAGGCCACTGCCGCCCGAAGTGGAGAATTTCACTTTGGGGGAGCTGCTAAAGTACAAGTCGCAGGAGGGGGTTCGGGTTTGCTTGCTGGTTTGGGATGATAAGACTTCGCATGATAAACTCTGTTTTAAAACG GAAGGAGTGATGCAAACTCATGATGAAGATACTCGAAAGTTTTTCAAGCATTCTTCTGTCATTTGTGTGCTGTCACCTCGTTATGCCAGCAGTAAGCTTAGCATTTTCAAGCAGCAG GTTGTGGGAACCCTCTTTACACACCATCAGAAATGTGTGTTGGTTGATACACAGGCTTCTCTAAATAACCGAAAAATCAGTGCTTTCATAGGCGGTCTTGATCTTTGTGATGGCCGCTATGATACACCACAACATAGAATTTTTTCTGATCTTGACAGTGTATTTTTGAATGATTTTCACAATCCCACATTTCCC GCAGTAACAAAAGGTCCGAGACAGCCGTGGCATGATTTACACTGCAAAATTGAAGGTCCAGCTGCATATGATGTCCTTACGAATTTTGAGCAGCGCTGGCGGAAGGCGACAAAATGGCGGGAATTTGGGGAACGTTTTAAAAGAGTATCGCACTGGAGTGATGATGCACTGATAAAGCTAGAACGAATTTCATGGATACTTAGTCCTTCATCTACTGTTCCAAATAATGATCCAAGCCTTTGGGTTTCCAAGGAAGAAGATTCTGAAACTTGGCATGTGCAG ATTTTCCGATCTATAGACTCTGGATCAGTTAAAGGATTTCCCAAGGATGTTCATGAAGCTTTGGAGAAG AACCTTGTTTGTCAAAAGAATCTAGTGATTGATAAGAGCATCCATACAGCATATGTAAAGGCCATCAGATCCGCACAGCACTTCATTTATATTGAAAATCAGTATTTTCTTGGTTCATCTTACGGTTGGCCTTCCTACAAAAATGCAG GTGCTGATAATTTGATACCAATGGAATTAGCCTTAAAGGTTGCTAGCAAAATTAGAGCTGGAGAGCGATTTGCAGTGTATATAGTTATACCAATGTGGCCTGAAGGAGTCCCAACTGCTGCCTCTGTTCAAGAAATTCTTTTTTGGCAG GGCCAGACTATACAAATGATGTATGAAATCATTGGACAGGAGCTCAAATCCATGAATGTAGAGAATGCACATCCGCAAGATTACCTGAATTTCTATTGTCTTGGCAACAGGGAAGAAAAGCCGAAGGGTGACTTGCCATTAGATGATGAACCTTCAGAAAAAAGTGCAGCG GCCCTTTGTCAAAAATTTCGACGGTTCATGATTTATGTTCACGCAAAAGGGATGATAGTAGATGATGAGTATGTGATTTTGGGGTCTGCCAATATCAATCAGAGATCTCTATCTGGTTCTAGAGACACCGAAATAGCTGTGGGTGCATATCAGCCCCATCATGCATGGGCTGAGAAAAAAAGACATCCACATGGCCAG GTATATGGATACAGGATGTCCCTGTGGGCAGAGCATCTAGGCATGGTGGATGACCGGTTCAAAGAGCCTAACAGTATAGAGTGCGTGAAATTTGTGAATGAGATAGCTGACGAGAACTGGGCAAAATACTTAGCAGAGGAAGTGAGACCATTGAGAGGACACCTCCTTAAGTACCCAATCAAGGTGGAAGTAGACGGTAAGGTTGGTCCCCTACCAAACCAAGAGTGCTTTCCTGATGTTGGTGGCAGAATTTTAGGATCACCGACTACTCTCCCTGATACATTGACAATGTAG
- the LOC105059671 gene encoding phospholipase D delta isoform X3, translated as MDCDASEIPTSAIPTAEMTAGADGCFSEEQTVLLHGDLDLWILKARRLPNMDMFSEHLRRCFVACRPPSPSSCTRFHRPHHHDHHHHHHRKIITSDPYVTISLAGATVARTRVISNSEDPNWNEHFKIPLAHRSRFIDFHVKDNDVFGAQLIGTVSIPATLVASGELVRDWFPILDPSGKPPKPETALLVSLQYKPVGSNPIYDHGIPGDPEKLGVRDTYFPMRKGGLVTLYQDAHVREGELPEIELEKGTKFEHNRCWEDICHAILEAHHLIYIVGWSVYHKVKLVREPTRPLPPEVENFTLGELLKYKSQEGVRVCLLVWDDKTSHDKLCFKTEGVMQTHDEDTRKFFKHSSVICVLSPRYASSKLSIFKQQVVGTLFTHHQKCVLVDTQASLNNRKISAFIGGLDLCDGRYDTPQHRIFSDLDSVFLNDFHNPTFPAVTKGPRQPWHDLHCKIEGPAAYDVLTNFEQRWRKATKWREFGERFKRVSHWSDDALIKLERISWILSPSSTVPNNDPSLWVSKEEDSETWHVQIFRSIDSGSVKGFPKDVHEALEKNLVCQKNLVIDKSIHTAYVKAIRSAQHFIYIENQYFLGSSYGWPSYKNAGADNLIPMELALKVASKIRAGERFAVYIVIPMWPEGVPTAASVQEILFWQGHARRDKETICNHFTVLS; from the exons GGTGACCTCGACCTCTGGATCCTGAAGGCCCGCCGCCTCCCCAACATGGACATGTTCTCCGAGCACCTCCGACGCTGCTTCGTCGCCTGCCGccctccctccccctcctcctGCACCCGCTTCCACCGCCCTCACCATCacgaccaccaccaccaccaccaccggaAGATCATCACCAGCGACCCCTACGTCACCATCTCCCTCGCCGGCGCCACCGTCGCCCGCACCCGCGTCATCTCCAACTCCGAGGACCCCAATTGGAACGAGCACTTCAAGATCCCCCTCGCTCACCGCTCTCGCTTCATCGATTTCCATGTCAAGGACAATGACGTCTTCGGCGCCCAGCTCATCGGCACCGTCTCCATCCCCGCCACCCTAGTCGCCTCTGGCGAGCTCGTCCGCGACTGGTTCCCCATCCTCGACCCCTCCGGCAAGCCCCCCAAGCCGGAAACCGCCCTTCTCGTCTCTCTCCAGTACAAGCCCGTCGGCAGTAACCCCATCTACGACCATGGCATCCCTGGCGATCCCGAGAAGCTCGGGGTGAGGGACACCTACTTCCCAATGCGAAAGGGAGGTCTGGTGACGCTATACCAGGATGCTCATGTGAGGGAGGGGGAGCTTCCAGAGATCGAGCTCGAAAAAGGAACGAAATTTGAGCATAATAGGTGCTGGGAGGACATCTGCCATGCCATTCTTGAGGCTCACCATTTGATCTATATCGTCGGTTGGTCGGTGTATCACAAGGTGAAGCTGGTCAGGGAGCCGACCAGGCCACTGCCGCCCGAAGTGGAGAATTTCACTTTGGGGGAGCTGCTAAAGTACAAGTCGCAGGAGGGGGTTCGGGTTTGCTTGCTGGTTTGGGATGATAAGACTTCGCATGATAAACTCTGTTTTAAAACG GAAGGAGTGATGCAAACTCATGATGAAGATACTCGAAAGTTTTTCAAGCATTCTTCTGTCATTTGTGTGCTGTCACCTCGTTATGCCAGCAGTAAGCTTAGCATTTTCAAGCAGCAG GTTGTGGGAACCCTCTTTACACACCATCAGAAATGTGTGTTGGTTGATACACAGGCTTCTCTAAATAACCGAAAAATCAGTGCTTTCATAGGCGGTCTTGATCTTTGTGATGGCCGCTATGATACACCACAACATAGAATTTTTTCTGATCTTGACAGTGTATTTTTGAATGATTTTCACAATCCCACATTTCCC GCAGTAACAAAAGGTCCGAGACAGCCGTGGCATGATTTACACTGCAAAATTGAAGGTCCAGCTGCATATGATGTCCTTACGAATTTTGAGCAGCGCTGGCGGAAGGCGACAAAATGGCGGGAATTTGGGGAACGTTTTAAAAGAGTATCGCACTGGAGTGATGATGCACTGATAAAGCTAGAACGAATTTCATGGATACTTAGTCCTTCATCTACTGTTCCAAATAATGATCCAAGCCTTTGGGTTTCCAAGGAAGAAGATTCTGAAACTTGGCATGTGCAG ATTTTCCGATCTATAGACTCTGGATCAGTTAAAGGATTTCCCAAGGATGTTCATGAAGCTTTGGAGAAG AACCTTGTTTGTCAAAAGAATCTAGTGATTGATAAGAGCATCCATACAGCATATGTAAAGGCCATCAGATCCGCACAGCACTTCATTTATATTGAAAATCAGTATTTTCTTGGTTCATCTTACGGTTGGCCTTCCTACAAAAATGCAG GTGCTGATAATTTGATACCAATGGAATTAGCCTTAAAGGTTGCTAGCAAAATTAGAGCTGGAGAGCGATTTGCAGTGTATATAGTTATACCAATGTGGCCTGAAGGAGTCCCAACTGCTGCCTCTGTTCAAGAAATTCTTTTTTGGCAG GGACATGCAAGGAGAGATAAAGAGACTATCTGTAATCATTTTACAGTGTTGAGCTAG
- the LOC105059671 gene encoding phospholipase D delta isoform X4, which produces MDCDASEIPTSAIPTAEMTAGADGCFSEEQTVLLHGDLDLWILKARRLPNMDMFSEHLRRCFVACRPPSPSSCTRFHRPHHHDHHHHHHRKIITSDPYVTISLAGATVARTRVISNSEDPNWNEHFKIPLAHRSRFIDFHVKDNDVFGAQLIGTVSIPATLVASGELVRDWFPILDPSGKPPKPETALLVSLQYKPVGSNPIYDHGIPGDPEKLGVRDTYFPMRKGGLVTLYQDAHVREGELPEIELEKGTKFEHNRCWEDICHAILEAHHLIYIVGWSVYHKVKLVREPTRPLPPEVENFTLGELLKYKSQEGVRVCLLVWDDKTSHDKLCFKTEGVMQTHDEDTRKFFKHSSVICVLSPRYASSKLSIFKQQVVGTLFTHHQKCVLVDTQASLNNRKISAFIGGLDLCDGRYDTPQHRIFSDLDSVFLNDFHNPTFPAVTKGPRQPWHDLHCKIEGPAAYDVLTNFEQRWRKATKWREFGERFKRVSHWSDDALIKLERISWILSPSSTVPNNDPSLWVSKEEDSETWHVQIFRSIDSGSVKGFPKDVHEALEKNLVCQKNLVIDKSIHTAYVKAIRSAQHFIYIENQYFLGSSYGWPSYKNAGADNLIPMELALKVASKIRAGERFAVYIVIPMWPEGVPTAASVQEILFWQPGVSYGSYFATGIFG; this is translated from the exons GGTGACCTCGACCTCTGGATCCTGAAGGCCCGCCGCCTCCCCAACATGGACATGTTCTCCGAGCACCTCCGACGCTGCTTCGTCGCCTGCCGccctccctccccctcctcctGCACCCGCTTCCACCGCCCTCACCATCacgaccaccaccaccaccaccaccggaAGATCATCACCAGCGACCCCTACGTCACCATCTCCCTCGCCGGCGCCACCGTCGCCCGCACCCGCGTCATCTCCAACTCCGAGGACCCCAATTGGAACGAGCACTTCAAGATCCCCCTCGCTCACCGCTCTCGCTTCATCGATTTCCATGTCAAGGACAATGACGTCTTCGGCGCCCAGCTCATCGGCACCGTCTCCATCCCCGCCACCCTAGTCGCCTCTGGCGAGCTCGTCCGCGACTGGTTCCCCATCCTCGACCCCTCCGGCAAGCCCCCCAAGCCGGAAACCGCCCTTCTCGTCTCTCTCCAGTACAAGCCCGTCGGCAGTAACCCCATCTACGACCATGGCATCCCTGGCGATCCCGAGAAGCTCGGGGTGAGGGACACCTACTTCCCAATGCGAAAGGGAGGTCTGGTGACGCTATACCAGGATGCTCATGTGAGGGAGGGGGAGCTTCCAGAGATCGAGCTCGAAAAAGGAACGAAATTTGAGCATAATAGGTGCTGGGAGGACATCTGCCATGCCATTCTTGAGGCTCACCATTTGATCTATATCGTCGGTTGGTCGGTGTATCACAAGGTGAAGCTGGTCAGGGAGCCGACCAGGCCACTGCCGCCCGAAGTGGAGAATTTCACTTTGGGGGAGCTGCTAAAGTACAAGTCGCAGGAGGGGGTTCGGGTTTGCTTGCTGGTTTGGGATGATAAGACTTCGCATGATAAACTCTGTTTTAAAACG GAAGGAGTGATGCAAACTCATGATGAAGATACTCGAAAGTTTTTCAAGCATTCTTCTGTCATTTGTGTGCTGTCACCTCGTTATGCCAGCAGTAAGCTTAGCATTTTCAAGCAGCAG GTTGTGGGAACCCTCTTTACACACCATCAGAAATGTGTGTTGGTTGATACACAGGCTTCTCTAAATAACCGAAAAATCAGTGCTTTCATAGGCGGTCTTGATCTTTGTGATGGCCGCTATGATACACCACAACATAGAATTTTTTCTGATCTTGACAGTGTATTTTTGAATGATTTTCACAATCCCACATTTCCC GCAGTAACAAAAGGTCCGAGACAGCCGTGGCATGATTTACACTGCAAAATTGAAGGTCCAGCTGCATATGATGTCCTTACGAATTTTGAGCAGCGCTGGCGGAAGGCGACAAAATGGCGGGAATTTGGGGAACGTTTTAAAAGAGTATCGCACTGGAGTGATGATGCACTGATAAAGCTAGAACGAATTTCATGGATACTTAGTCCTTCATCTACTGTTCCAAATAATGATCCAAGCCTTTGGGTTTCCAAGGAAGAAGATTCTGAAACTTGGCATGTGCAG ATTTTCCGATCTATAGACTCTGGATCAGTTAAAGGATTTCCCAAGGATGTTCATGAAGCTTTGGAGAAG AACCTTGTTTGTCAAAAGAATCTAGTGATTGATAAGAGCATCCATACAGCATATGTAAAGGCCATCAGATCCGCACAGCACTTCATTTATATTGAAAATCAGTATTTTCTTGGTTCATCTTACGGTTGGCCTTCCTACAAAAATGCAG GTGCTGATAATTTGATACCAATGGAATTAGCCTTAAAGGTTGCTAGCAAAATTAGAGCTGGAGAGCGATTTGCAGTGTATATAGTTATACCAATGTGGCCTGAAGGAGTCCCAACTGCTGCCTCTGTTCAAGAAATTCTTTTTTGGCAG cctgGAGTATCTTACGGATCatattttgctactggcatatttggatag
- the LOC105059671 gene encoding phospholipase D delta isoform X5, with product MDCDASEIPTSAIPTAEMTAGADGCFSEEQTVLLHGDLDLWILKARRLPNMDMFSEHLRRCFVACRPPSPSSCTRFHRPHHHDHHHHHHRKIITSDPYVTISLAGATVARTRVISNSEDPNWNEHFKIPLAHRSRFIDFHVKDNDVFGAQLIGTVSIPATLVASGELVRDWFPILDPSGKPPKPETALLVSLQYKPVGSNPIYDHGIPGDPEKLGVRDTYFPMRKGGLVTLYQDAHVREGELPEIELEKGTKFEHNRCWEDICHAILEAHHLIYIVGWSVYHKVKLVREPTRPLPPEVENFTLGELLKYKSQEGVRVCLLVWDDKTSHDKLCFKTEGVMQTHDEDTRKFFKHSSVICVLSPRYASSKLSIFKQQVVGTLFTHHQKCVLVDTQASLNNRKISAFIGGLDLCDGRYDTPQHRIFSDLDSVFLNDFHNPTFPAVTKGPRQPWHDLHCKIEGPAAYDVLTNFEQRWRKATKWREFGERFKRVSHWSDDALIKLERISWILSPSSTVPNNDPSLWVSKEEDSETWHVQIFRSIDSGSVKGFPKDVHEALEKNLVCQKNLVIDKSIHTAYVKAIRSAQHFIYIENQYFLGSSYGWPSYKNAGADNLIPMELALKVASKIRAGERFAVYIVIPMWPEGVPTAASVQEILFWQAPPQP from the exons GGTGACCTCGACCTCTGGATCCTGAAGGCCCGCCGCCTCCCCAACATGGACATGTTCTCCGAGCACCTCCGACGCTGCTTCGTCGCCTGCCGccctccctccccctcctcctGCACCCGCTTCCACCGCCCTCACCATCacgaccaccaccaccaccaccaccggaAGATCATCACCAGCGACCCCTACGTCACCATCTCCCTCGCCGGCGCCACCGTCGCCCGCACCCGCGTCATCTCCAACTCCGAGGACCCCAATTGGAACGAGCACTTCAAGATCCCCCTCGCTCACCGCTCTCGCTTCATCGATTTCCATGTCAAGGACAATGACGTCTTCGGCGCCCAGCTCATCGGCACCGTCTCCATCCCCGCCACCCTAGTCGCCTCTGGCGAGCTCGTCCGCGACTGGTTCCCCATCCTCGACCCCTCCGGCAAGCCCCCCAAGCCGGAAACCGCCCTTCTCGTCTCTCTCCAGTACAAGCCCGTCGGCAGTAACCCCATCTACGACCATGGCATCCCTGGCGATCCCGAGAAGCTCGGGGTGAGGGACACCTACTTCCCAATGCGAAAGGGAGGTCTGGTGACGCTATACCAGGATGCTCATGTGAGGGAGGGGGAGCTTCCAGAGATCGAGCTCGAAAAAGGAACGAAATTTGAGCATAATAGGTGCTGGGAGGACATCTGCCATGCCATTCTTGAGGCTCACCATTTGATCTATATCGTCGGTTGGTCGGTGTATCACAAGGTGAAGCTGGTCAGGGAGCCGACCAGGCCACTGCCGCCCGAAGTGGAGAATTTCACTTTGGGGGAGCTGCTAAAGTACAAGTCGCAGGAGGGGGTTCGGGTTTGCTTGCTGGTTTGGGATGATAAGACTTCGCATGATAAACTCTGTTTTAAAACG GAAGGAGTGATGCAAACTCATGATGAAGATACTCGAAAGTTTTTCAAGCATTCTTCTGTCATTTGTGTGCTGTCACCTCGTTATGCCAGCAGTAAGCTTAGCATTTTCAAGCAGCAG GTTGTGGGAACCCTCTTTACACACCATCAGAAATGTGTGTTGGTTGATACACAGGCTTCTCTAAATAACCGAAAAATCAGTGCTTTCATAGGCGGTCTTGATCTTTGTGATGGCCGCTATGATACACCACAACATAGAATTTTTTCTGATCTTGACAGTGTATTTTTGAATGATTTTCACAATCCCACATTTCCC GCAGTAACAAAAGGTCCGAGACAGCCGTGGCATGATTTACACTGCAAAATTGAAGGTCCAGCTGCATATGATGTCCTTACGAATTTTGAGCAGCGCTGGCGGAAGGCGACAAAATGGCGGGAATTTGGGGAACGTTTTAAAAGAGTATCGCACTGGAGTGATGATGCACTGATAAAGCTAGAACGAATTTCATGGATACTTAGTCCTTCATCTACTGTTCCAAATAATGATCCAAGCCTTTGGGTTTCCAAGGAAGAAGATTCTGAAACTTGGCATGTGCAG ATTTTCCGATCTATAGACTCTGGATCAGTTAAAGGATTTCCCAAGGATGTTCATGAAGCTTTGGAGAAG AACCTTGTTTGTCAAAAGAATCTAGTGATTGATAAGAGCATCCATACAGCATATGTAAAGGCCATCAGATCCGCACAGCACTTCATTTATATTGAAAATCAGTATTTTCTTGGTTCATCTTACGGTTGGCCTTCCTACAAAAATGCAG GTGCTGATAATTTGATACCAATGGAATTAGCCTTAAAGGTTGCTAGCAAAATTAGAGCTGGAGAGCGATTTGCAGTGTATATAGTTATACCAATGTGGCCTGAAGGAGTCCCAACTGCTGCCTCTGTTCAAGAAATTCTTTTTTGGCAG gctcctccacaaccgtag